The nucleotide sequence GTAGCACCCAGACCTCCGCGTCCAATCTCTGGCGATTTTACATATCAACCTCCTGGTGCGCAAAATCTTGCTCCTTTGGCATCTCCGAGGCCCAATATTCATCATGTCCAACAGATGACTCTTCCAGTCAGTGCTTTGCCTCAGCCTCCATCTTTTAGGCCAGCTTTACACAACTCCATCAACCTTCAAGCCTTCCCTAGCCAAGCAAACCCAACTCAAATTCCAATGCGCCCACCGCCTCCCCCAGTTTCTCCCTTCCCAGTTGATCGGACTATAGCAAGGCCACCTCCAAGCCTTACAGTCCGACCAAATCCAATGGCTCCCAGTTTTCCGCCAGGACCACCCCAACCACCTAATCTTCCAGGCCAATCTGTTCCTTTCGTGCAGACATCTCCGAGCCAGTTGCATCCTCCAAACAGGCCTCATCCTATGATTCCAGTTCAGCAGTTGGGTGGCAAACCGCCTGGTTATGTCGCTGGCATGCCATCAAATGCCGGAGGGAGTCAAATTTATGACCCTTTCTCACCGACAGCGATCTCAACTGCACCCAGAAAAGCAGAGGACAATGCCGTATCCGCAAGGAAACCTGAGGCAGACTCGGAGTACGAGGACCTAATGGCATCAGTTGGTGTGAAGTGATTCCACCTACTGCCGAGCAAAAGACTACCGAGAGGAAGAGCGAAATCTGTTAACCAAAATCGACATCACTGGATGACCTTTGGAATCAAGTGCATTTGGAGAGGTAGATGTTAAGTCTAGGATGAGCACTACTGTTGTTGCAGGCCATTTTTTCAGCGAGACAAGTTTTGTATATTGTTACTAAAATGCTGGCACATAGGTGCTCAAGTAACTGTGTTTCAATTCACAATCGAATAATGATAGAGTTAACTGCTTGTATATCGTGTTGGAACGATATACATTGCTACCAAAGACATCCGGCGCACCATTGCCGAGCGACAAAAGAGGAACGCCAGAAAAGAAGACGTCCCCGTTGAACAGGAAGAGCAACCGGATCAAGGAGCAAGAAGCGTTCGAAGATagcccccacgggctggatcagctggttaGGTGTCTGTAGCTGTCGTGGGGTCGAAGATCGTCAGTTGCACTCGAGGATAAAATCTTGATTTTTTGTGTCAAAAATTTCTTTGACCCTCAGTCATCTATCTTGGAATCTTGTGGGGCCGGGGTCAGGGGTGCTAGGTGGAGGTTCTACTTTTTTGCCAAGAAGCGTTCGAAGATGCTtccacgggctggatcagctgaAAGGATGTCTGACGCTTCAACGCAAGTTCAGGGGTCGAGGGTCGTCAGTTGCACACGGACATAATATCTGTGGGGCCAGATCTAAGGGACCCTTCCAGCTGATCGAATCCGGCAACTGATCGGCGACTTCTCCGCCATCTCCACGAGCCCCAGAGAAGAACCCGGCGTCTAGAATCAGGAGGATCCACCGCTTTTGAGGTTTGAAGGACCGCCGGGCCATCTGAAGGCGGTGCGATTGGTGATGGACGGTGGCGACCAGGAATCGACGGTGCGATTAGGGTTTCAGATCGCAGCTGCATTCTGTTTCTGGGGTCCGAGGCGAAGATGCGAGAGACCTCGATGGGCCGCTTTATTTAAGCCTGCTTATCAATGGGCCCGATTCGTTGGATGAAATCATGATCGTTAGTTATTTTATGGACGGATGATAATGCCATTCTACCGCTTACTTGCCACGAACCATTATTTTTGGGTCCGTTAGATTTAGGATTAACATCTATGTCCAAACAGCATACATCTTTTTTCCTTCTTCAGTAGCCGTAGGGTTCATTTTTTTACACTTTAGCCACTTATAGAACCTCGGTGAATACTAAAACATGATCCGAGTTAAACAGCGGATCTGAACTGCTAAAGAACTTTGACCGATTGCTTTAAACCCGCGCTCGACCAGTTCGCCGTCATTCCGCATCCGATCAGAGATGGCTGCGATCACCGCCCTCGCCGTTCTGCCGGCTTCTTCCCAGTCCTCTCTCTTCCTCCGCCGCCTCCCCTTCGCACTCTCTGCTAAAGCCTCCTGCTACCCCTCGCCTCGGGCTTGCTCCGCCTCCCGATCCGCCGCCATCTTCTCCCCCATTCCGCGCTCGTCGATTCCCCGACCCTGGACGCGTCTCGCCGCGGCCGAGCCTGACGAAGCAAAAATCGAGGTGGAGGTGGAAATTGATGGAGGAGGAGGCGCCGATGGGTCCGATCGCGGCTCGGATGATGGCGCAGGTGGGGGGAACGGTAAGAGCGGAGGCGGGGATTCCGAGGAGAGCGAAGAGGGGGGAGCGGATAAGGAGAAGGGGGAGAAACCGAGTGGGTTGTTAATGTCGCAGAAGATCACGCTGGCATATGCGGCCCTCGTTGGAGGTAATTTCATCTGATCgtttttgtctaagaaagtgtaATCTGCGAAAGTGAATAGTTGTATGCAGGAGCTACATATCCTAAAATCTAGCATATTACAACCAGAATTTCTTTTCGATTTGTTCTATAATAGACTCAGCTTATTAGTGGAACCTCGTCTTCTATTTGCGGCATTTTGTTGTCTTTAAATCTTTCTCGTTCAGTTTTTTCTTGCAGGTGTCCATTGATTTACCAAAATAAATGCTATAGTTTATAAGTCAGATTTACTCTAGCAGTAAAGTATAGTCATGAGATTTGGATCAGTTAATGATTTGGTCCGAGTCCTAGGTCACTATGTCTATCAATATGCAACTATTCCAAACTGATATCAGTTGGTTATTTGAGTTTGTGTGCGTGCATGTTCTTTGTTTCGTTCTCTGCTCTATTGCAATTTGTTTCCATGAATTGTATGAGACTGGTGAGGAGTTTTGTTCCTATTAGGCAGGTTGATTCCCAGTTATAGAGAAATGTAACACTGCAATATTTAAGATACATATAGCATATAACTCGAAAGTTAATTGAGGTGTAAATGCAACCTTGACTATTCTAGCTACATATATATTTTTGGCGCATAGAGCTGCTACATAAAACGAAAAATTGTTACTTGGGTTTTGCTACATAGTATTTTTGTCACTTTGGAAGGTAGTTGCATTTACAATATTCCTAGGGCATCAAATGGGTGAATAAAATTGTCAATGCCGGTTCTGATCGTGGATGAAAAAGATTGAGGGCTATGTTAGGCATGGACAATCAGTGTTCTATTGTCTAAATCTGTATCTGACCCCAAATATTTGGGACAAACATAGCTTGATGATGAGGATGATTAAATGGTGAGAATGAAATAAATGTTCTTCACCTCCTCTAAGTTAGGACTAATCTACTTGATCATGTATATCCTACTTAGTTTAGTTAGTTAGTCAAGATGAATTTTACTGAAACTATGGTCACTAACAAAAAAATTGTGAGCTTTGTCTAAGCTCAATTTCTGTGACAACTAGAGAAAAGAATGGGGACAAAGAGAAGGGGAAAGGAACCTGCTGGCATGTCTATAGATTCTTTCCCAATAAAGTACCTTCTCATATTAATTGCTCTAGGCATTTATCCAGTGTATGACCACATTACATTTGCCTAATGTTGCATAAGTCTTATGTTGCCTGATCAATCCTTAGCTTGTTAAAGTTTAAATCAATAGTGATTTATTTGATCTAGTTGGGACTTAATAAACATATTTTGTTCTCTCTTTCTCGAACatattgaaggggagccttggcgcaactgtaaagttgttgccatgtgaccaaaaggtcacgggttcgaatcctgaaaatagcctcttgcaaaaagcagggtaagactacgtacaatggatccttccccgggatcccGTATGGCaggagctttgtgcaccgggctgtcctttttttttttttcttgaacatATTGTTATGGGTTGAAGAATTTATTTCTTTGCCTTTTTACCAGAAAACTTATTCTCTGGATTGCCTAGGCCAACATGTAAAACTTTATTTTGGAGTAGCATATGCTTGTATTTACTACATACGTTATTAATAGACCGATTGCATCAGGTTTGGTGTTACCTGATCCATCATTTGAAACCTTGgagctattttttttataaactttcCAGATATTATTCAAGTGATCAATGGTGATCTTAAAACTACGAGTAATTGTTGAAGAGACCATCTCTATTTTGTGTCCAACTCTTCTATCTTAAGAATGTGTTGACACTAGTTGAATGGAGAGGaatgagaggagaagagagaaagagagaaaaatccTCGATCCCTCATTTACCTCAGCTTCGTTGAGGGAGATAAAAGGAGAGGGGAAATTGCTCTCATCGTCATCTTCCTGGTTTGCTTGCCTTGCCCTCAAAATTGGCCCACCATCCAGATGCGGAAACCCCACAGCCGCACTGAGCTCCCCCACTACCAGTGGAACCTCTTCGCGTGACTGCACAAGCTCCTTGCCATGATTATGTGGAATTGGTTCTGTCCACCCAGTTTTGGATGGATGCGATTTGGAGCCAAATCGCTTGTGCAGAATCCGAAACAATACAGATGTGATTTGGAGGCAAATTGCTTCTACGGGATTCGTGGCAACTTCTTTGTTCATAAAATTTGATAAGCTAAACAGAGGAAAGCACTTCATAATCTATGCTTTCTGTTCTTCTATTTTCAAATCGACGGGGTAAACACAACATAAGGAAAATACTCTTTGGGGGAACCATGGAAAAGCTACATCATTCGTGCAATATATGGCTGCTAATCTCCACTCTACTATGGTTGCTCTCCTGATAAAACTAATCTATTGGGGATTTTTATCAGACTTGGATCACTATCTTGTTTCTAGCTGGCCCTacttttttttttgagatttctTAGGTTCTTACAAAAAATGTTGTTTGTTCTTGTAAATGCCACCACTTTTATTGCtgatatatattttcaaaaggGTACACTCCCCTTGGAAATATCTTCAATGCAAAACTGAGGGTAATCTTGCTTTTGTAAATTGCTCTAGATGTCCTCCATTCGTATTAGTATATTCCCAACATCGCCTGGAGATGGTTCTTGTAATTGGTGGATCCTGTTGATTGTTTATAATTGTGGCGTGGGTAATATTATCCAAGTAACTTGCAAGTTATAATTGTTCATACTATTCAAAATAGTGTATCGCCATTGGAGCTTCCTATATTTTAGCGCACGCTTAGATCCTCTCTTAACTTTTAAAGAAGTATTTTGTCCATCAGCATGTCTAATCATTCTTAATGGTATATGATTCGACATTCCATCTTGGATGTGATTAGATATGTAGTATGGAGATCCTTTGATGGAAGCATTTAAAGAATTATGGACTTGTTTGGCATGAGAGTTTT is from Zingiber officinale cultivar Zhangliang chromosome 7B, Zo_v1.1, whole genome shotgun sequence and encodes:
- the LOC122007206 gene encoding protein FATTY ACID EXPORT 2, chloroplastic-like, whose translation is MAAITALAVLPASSQSSLFLRRLPFALSAKASCYPSPRACSASRSAAIFSPIPRSSIPRPWTRLAAAEPDEAKIEVEVEIDGGGGADGSDRGSDDGAGGGNGKSGGGDSEESEEGGADKEKGEKPSGLLMSQKITLAYAALVGVGGIMGYVKGGSQKSLAAGGISALLLYFVYTQLPVRPAFASSLGLGLSAALLVVMGSRFRRSGKIFPAGVVSLISLIMVAGYSHGILRSSHI